A section of the Anabaena cylindrica PCC 7122 genome encodes:
- a CDS encoding salt stress protein, Slr1339 family yields the protein MDSIDKLLAELQAEYLEAKPQPQQQITPPKPFISSSAQSNSLIDNLLSEVKTDFLEKDAEEELKQKRELEQEKIRQAQLKAKQLKSLNKRAREWLSKLDPFSPEGLWFERFAEAYPSKLEAAIEYLQTNK from the coding sequence ATGGATTCCATTGATAAGTTATTAGCTGAACTTCAGGCTGAATATTTAGAAGCCAAACCACAACCGCAGCAACAAATAACTCCACCTAAACCCTTTATTTCTTCTTCAGCACAGTCAAACTCTTTAATAGATAACTTGTTATCAGAAGTTAAAACGGACTTCCTTGAAAAAGATGCTGAGGAAGAATTGAAACAAAAACGAGAATTAGAACAAGAAAAAATTCGCCAAGCACAATTAAAAGCTAAACAATTAAAAAGTCTAAACAAGCGAGCGAGAGAGTGGTTATCTAAATTAGATCCATTTTCACCTGAAGGACTTTGGTTCGAAAGGTTTGCTGAAGCATACCCGTCAAAATTAGAAGCTGCAATTGAGTATCTACAAACCAACAAATAA